In one window of Streptomyces sp. FXJ1.172 DNA:
- a CDS encoding sensor histidine kinase encodes MRAWLGEHPSPQSPPFARHRWLRLLTYLLVAYTALAIGLGGGAQLSEEYRFTTAVGLLLGLTQGTAVVVAIWRPVPAWAASLAAAVLTALLARPHLGPETHGSANWPWSAPALLAHMIVLTLLALRTRLRGTLAALGTTAAVTWAVQALTGAQKYSPTGVMAVALFAIGVLIGTVLRSRSEARTQLARQTTITAEERARRALLEERSRIARELHDVVAHHMSVISIQAQVAPHLVENPSEELKENLTGIRNNALEALTELRRVLGVLRSEGPDDPAAGDDTHRLPAPGTGPAPDAPQPNLARLDALIENTRAAGVDVVMQVEGESRGYPPGVELSAYRIVQEALSNVLRHAPGASVSVEVLHYPDGICLDIINSRPRRPAPPSPGSGHGLLGMRERAAMLGGHVVATGDRHGGFRVTAFLPREGTPAPAGTGGPARPTSPPRPTSPPRPPAPPRPLRPPRTLPPLPPAPPASDPHSPEPPTGEQAP; translated from the coding sequence CTGCGCGCCTGGCTGGGCGAGCACCCCTCCCCGCAGTCACCTCCCTTCGCCCGCCACCGCTGGCTGCGCCTGCTCACCTATCTGCTCGTCGCCTACACCGCCCTGGCCATCGGCCTCGGCGGCGGGGCACAGCTGTCCGAGGAGTACCGGTTCACCACCGCCGTCGGTCTTCTCCTCGGGCTCACCCAGGGCACCGCCGTCGTCGTGGCGATCTGGCGTCCCGTCCCCGCCTGGGCCGCCTCCCTGGCCGCTGCCGTCCTCACCGCCCTGCTGGCCCGCCCGCACCTGGGACCGGAAACGCACGGCAGCGCCAACTGGCCCTGGTCGGCGCCCGCCCTGCTGGCGCACATGATCGTGCTGACGCTCCTCGCCCTGCGCACCCGCCTGCGCGGCACACTCGCCGCGCTGGGCACCACCGCGGCGGTGACCTGGGCGGTACAGGCCCTGACCGGCGCCCAGAAGTACTCCCCGACCGGAGTCATGGCCGTCGCCCTCTTCGCCATCGGTGTCCTCATCGGCACGGTGCTGCGCAGCCGCAGCGAGGCGCGTACGCAGCTGGCCCGGCAGACGACGATCACCGCGGAGGAGCGGGCCCGCCGGGCGCTGCTGGAGGAGCGCAGCCGTATCGCGCGCGAGCTGCACGACGTGGTCGCCCACCACATGTCGGTGATCTCGATCCAGGCCCAGGTGGCGCCCCACCTGGTGGAGAACCCCTCCGAGGAGCTGAAGGAGAACCTCACCGGCATCCGCAACAACGCCCTTGAGGCCCTGACCGAGCTGCGCCGTGTCCTCGGCGTGCTGCGTTCCGAGGGCCCGGACGACCCGGCGGCCGGGGACGACACCCACCGGCTGCCCGCCCCGGGCACCGGCCCGGCCCCCGACGCCCCGCAGCCGAATCTGGCCCGGCTGGACGCCCTGATCGAGAACACGCGCGCGGCCGGTGTGGACGTCGTCATGCAGGTGGAGGGCGAGTCCCGCGGCTATCCGCCCGGGGTGGAGCTGTCGGCGTACCGGATCGTCCAGGAGGCCCTCAGCAACGTCCTGCGGCACGCCCCGGGCGCGTCGGTCAGCGTGGAGGTCCTCCACTACCCCGACGGCATATGCCTGGACATCATCAACTCCCGCCCCCGCCGCCCGGCCCCGCCGTCCCCCGGCAGCGGCCACGGTCTGCTCGGCATGCGGGAGCGCGCGGCGATGCTGGGCGGGCACGTCGTCGCGACGGGCGACCGGCACGGCGGCTTCCGGGTCACGGCGTTCCTGCCGCGCGAGGGCACCCCGGCGCCGGCCGGCACCGGCGGGCCCGCCAGGCCCACGTCCCCGCCTCGGCCCACTTCCCCGCCCCGGCCGCCGGCCCCGCCCCGGCCGTTGCGTCCGCCCCGGACGCTGCCCCCGCTCCCGCCGGCACCCCCCGCATCCGACCCGCACAGCCCCGAGCCACCGACAGGAGAACAGGCCCCATGA
- a CDS encoding acyltransferase family protein, giving the protein MPFLHPLHALRRTARHVDSATPATRDRAVDALRAWAILGVVLGHWLVTALVARDGGLHTTSPLQHMPWLAPISWLFQTLAVFFLVGGHVATRSLATARARGEAYGSWLRARLTRLLRPVAALLGLWAVAATALLLTGTPPATIETLAKLALSPLWFLLVFAALTAATPLLTRLNPLWPLAVVLHVDLLRFGLHTGPSWLAWLNLPAGWLVPYTLGAAWTRGELDGRRAAWVLFLGGTTATAVLIGFAGYPASMVGVPGAKISNLDPPTLAAVTFGLAQCGLALLLRDRLRRAMARPLLWTAVALVNLSAMTVYLWHQTAMMATTATGLTAGRLPGLHTAPDSLVWVTYRLAWLPAFALVLALCLAAFRHHEQGPRRPRGRTSHVVRRHLPPAKSPHNA; this is encoded by the coding sequence CTGCCTTTCCTTCACCCCCTGCACGCTCTGCGCCGCACCGCCCGCCACGTCGACTCCGCCACCCCCGCCACCCGGGACCGGGCGGTCGACGCCCTGCGGGCCTGGGCGATCCTCGGTGTCGTCCTCGGCCACTGGCTGGTGACCGCGCTGGTGGCGAGGGACGGCGGCCTGCACACCACCAGCCCGCTGCAGCACATGCCCTGGCTGGCCCCGATCTCCTGGCTGTTCCAGACCCTGGCCGTGTTCTTCCTGGTCGGCGGCCATGTGGCGACCCGCAGTCTGGCCACCGCCCGCGCCAGAGGCGAGGCCTACGGCTCCTGGCTGCGCGCCCGCCTGACCCGCCTGCTGCGCCCGGTGGCCGCGCTGCTGGGCCTGTGGGCGGTGGCCGCCACGGCACTCCTGCTGACCGGCACCCCGCCGGCCACGATCGAGACGCTGGCCAAACTGGCCCTGTCCCCCCTGTGGTTCCTGCTCGTCTTCGCCGCCCTGACGGCCGCCACCCCGCTGCTCACCCGCCTCAACCCCCTGTGGCCGCTGGCCGTCGTCCTGCACGTGGACCTCCTCCGCTTCGGCCTGCACACCGGCCCGTCCTGGCTCGCCTGGCTGAACCTCCCGGCGGGCTGGCTGGTGCCGTACACCCTGGGCGCGGCCTGGACCCGGGGCGAACTGGACGGCCGCCGCGCGGCCTGGGTCCTGTTCCTCGGCGGTACGACGGCCACGGCCGTGCTCATCGGCTTCGCGGGCTACCCGGCGTCCATGGTCGGTGTCCCCGGCGCGAAGATCTCCAACCTCGACCCCCCGACGCTCGCGGCCGTCACCTTCGGACTGGCCCAGTGCGGCCTGGCCCTCCTGCTGCGCGACCGGCTGCGCCGCGCGATGGCCCGTCCGCTGCTCTGGACGGCGGTGGCCCTCGTCAACCTCTCCGCGATGACGGTCTACCTGTGGCACCAGACGGCCATGATGGCGACGACGGCGACGGGCCTGACGGCCGGCCGCCTGCCCGGTCTGCACACCGCACCCGACTCGCTGGTCTGGGTGACGTACCGCCTCGCCTGGCTCCCCGCCTTCGCCCTCGTCCTGGCCCTGTGCCTGGCGGCCTTCCGCCACCACGAACAGGGCCCGCGCCGCCCCCGAGGCCGCACGTCCCACGTGGTCCGCCGCCACCTGCCGCCAGCAAAGTCCCCGCACAATGCCTAG
- a CDS encoding alpha/beta hydrolase, which produces MTRAGEPSSRTRGRSWRRAFLAALLTTAIAAPLSAATTHPRIPSPRPAALPALTAATLPTTYEANRADATEAARMAAAHGDSHRAAADRALAAPSRHLLTFDGRGTGRATEVLGDLAHADRIAILVPGSDTSLDTYARFHKAAAALYTDLTHRAARGTRVAVIAWLGYETPATVSTTVTTTARADEAAPHLRAFVRDLRAATKPQARTALLCHSYGTVVCGRAAPGLDADDIALVGSPGTGAGSVAGLHTRARIWAARGGDDWIAHVPHVSAHLFGTTIGFGTDPVSHAFGARVFDAADAQHSGYFTPGSASLANLARITLGETSEVTRA; this is translated from the coding sequence GTGACGCGGGCGGGAGAACCATCCAGCCGGACCCGCGGACGCTCCTGGCGTCGCGCCTTCCTCGCCGCCCTCCTCACCACCGCGATCGCCGCCCCCCTCTCCGCCGCCACCACCCACCCCCGGATCCCGTCCCCACGCCCCGCGGCCCTCCCCGCGCTCACGGCGGCAACCCTCCCCACCACCTACGAAGCCAACCGCGCCGACGCCACCGAGGCCGCCCGCATGGCCGCGGCCCACGGCGACAGCCACCGCGCCGCCGCCGACCGCGCCCTCGCCGCACCCAGCCGGCACCTCCTCACCTTCGACGGCCGGGGCACGGGCCGCGCCACGGAAGTCCTCGGCGACCTCGCCCACGCCGACCGCATCGCCATCCTGGTCCCGGGCTCGGACACCTCGCTGGACACCTACGCCCGCTTCCACAAGGCCGCCGCTGCCCTGTACACGGACCTCACCCACCGCGCCGCCCGGGGCACCCGCGTCGCCGTCATCGCCTGGCTCGGCTACGAGACCCCGGCCACGGTCAGCACCACCGTCACCACGACCGCCCGCGCCGACGAAGCCGCCCCCCACCTGCGCGCCTTCGTACGCGACCTGCGCGCCGCGACCAAGCCGCAGGCCCGCACAGCCCTGCTCTGCCACTCCTACGGCACGGTCGTCTGCGGCCGGGCCGCCCCGGGCCTGGACGCCGACGACATCGCCCTGGTCGGCAGCCCCGGCACCGGCGCCGGCTCCGTCGCGGGCCTGCACACCCGCGCCCGGATCTGGGCCGCCCGCGGCGGCGACGACTGGATCGCCCACGTCCCGCACGTCAGCGCACACCTCTTCGGCACCACGATCGGCTTCGGCACCGACCCGGTCTCCCACGCCTTCGGCGCCCGGGTCTTCGACGCGGCCGACGCCCAGCACAGCGGCTACTTCACCCCGGGCTCGGCCTCACTCGCCAACCTGGCCCGGATCACCCTCGGCGAGACCTCGGAGGTGACCCGTGCCTGA
- a CDS encoding alpha/beta hydrolase, translating into MPDDAAAARAAAEEESAFSHPPVDPDATSAYGDHVDQVIDFYAPRSDRDSPAPLVVVLHGGAWRARYDRRHITPFAGYLARRGFAVANVEYRRGGESSLIPEQNAGDATPPAGRWPDTFDDVAAALDALPDLVRAALPQADPRRTVLTGHSAGGHLALWAAARHVLPPDAPWRTTGPAGLRGVVALAPIADFDVAEKLDVCGNASLQLLGGHDTFAARRPYADPALLLPTGIATTLVQGRADLVVPQAVAESYADAAAKAGEVAGLTLLEDVGHFPLIDPAADACAVVAEEIAQLAW; encoded by the coding sequence ATGCCGGACGACGCCGCAGCTGCCCGCGCCGCCGCCGAAGAGGAGTCGGCCTTCTCGCACCCCCCGGTCGACCCCGATGCCACCTCCGCGTACGGCGACCACGTTGACCAGGTGATCGACTTCTACGCACCGCGGTCCGACCGCGACTCCCCCGCTCCTTTGGTGGTGGTCCTGCACGGCGGCGCCTGGCGCGCCCGTTACGACCGCCGGCACATCACGCCCTTCGCCGGCTACCTGGCCCGCAGGGGTTTCGCGGTGGCCAACGTCGAGTACCGGCGCGGCGGCGAGTCCTCCCTGATCCCGGAGCAGAACGCGGGTGACGCGACCCCTCCGGCCGGCCGCTGGCCCGACACGTTCGACGACGTGGCGGCCGCCCTGGACGCCCTGCCGGACCTCGTCCGTGCGGCACTTCCCCAGGCGGACCCCCGCCGTACGGTGCTGACGGGCCACTCGGCGGGCGGCCATCTGGCCCTGTGGGCGGCGGCCCGGCACGTCCTGCCGCCGGACGCCCCCTGGCGTACGACGGGCCCGGCCGGCCTCCGCGGGGTCGTCGCCCTCGCTCCGATCGCGGACTTCGACGTGGCGGAGAAACTGGACGTCTGCGGCAACGCGAGCCTGCAACTCCTCGGCGGACACGACACGTTCGCCGCGCGCCGCCCGTACGCCGACCCCGCCCTCCTCCTTCCGACGGGCATCGCGACCACGCTGGTCCAGGGCCGTGCGGACCTGGTGGTGCCGCAGGCGGTGGCCGAGTCGTACGCGGACGCGGCGGCGAAGGCGGGGGAGGTGGCGGGTCTGACCCTGCTGGAGGACGTGGGTCACTTCCCGCTGATCGACCCGGCGGCGGACGCGTGCGCGGTGGTGGCGGAGGAGATCGCCCAACTGGCCTGGTGA
- the kynU gene encoding kynureninase, with amino-acid sequence MSELALQAAKLDAEDELAALRTRFVLDAVPDHAPGTAGVYLDGNSLGALPAHVPDRVADVVRRQWGELRIRSWDESGWWTAPERIGDRIAPLVGAAAGQIVVGDSTSINVFKALVAAVRMAGEDRTEILVDATTFPTDGYIASSAARLTGRTLRAVTPAQVPGALSDRTAAVLLNHVDYRTGRLHDLPGLTAAIHAAGALAVWDLCHSAGALPVGLDEHGVDLAVGCTYKYLNGGPGSPAYLYVREELQPLFDSPLPGWNSHTDPFGMSPSYAPAPGALRGRVGTPDILSMLALEAALEVWDGVSVAAVRAKSLALTDFFLRCVREYTEPGRVESVTPERHEERGSQVALRCPDAGEVMRRLITRGVVGDFRHPDVLRFGFTPLYVGFADTERAARILAEELA; translated from the coding sequence ATGTCTGAGCTGGCTCTGCAGGCGGCGAAGCTGGACGCGGAGGACGAGCTGGCCGCCCTGCGCACGCGCTTCGTCCTCGACGCCGTGCCTGATCACGCGCCCGGCACCGCGGGCGTCTACCTGGACGGCAACTCGCTCGGCGCCCTGCCCGCCCACGTGCCCGACCGAGTCGCGGACGTGGTCCGCCGCCAGTGGGGCGAGCTGCGCATCCGCTCCTGGGACGAGAGCGGCTGGTGGACCGCGCCCGAGCGGATCGGCGACCGGATCGCTCCGCTGGTGGGCGCGGCGGCCGGCCAGATCGTCGTCGGTGACTCCACAAGTATCAACGTGTTCAAGGCACTTGTCGCCGCCGTACGGATGGCGGGCGAGGACCGGACCGAGATCCTGGTCGACGCCACCACCTTCCCCACGGACGGCTACATCGCCTCCTCGGCGGCCCGCCTGACCGGCCGCACCCTGCGCGCGGTGACACCGGCACAGGTACCGGGGGCGCTGAGCGACCGGACGGCGGCGGTGCTCCTGAACCACGTCGACTACCGCACGGGCCGCCTGCACGACCTGCCGGGGCTGACCGCGGCGATCCACGCGGCGGGCGCTCTCGCGGTCTGGGACCTGTGCCACAGCGCGGGCGCGCTGCCGGTGGGCCTGGACGAGCACGGGGTCGACCTGGCGGTCGGCTGTACGTACAAGTACCTGAACGGCGGCCCGGGTTCACCGGCGTACCTGTACGTGCGCGAGGAGCTGCAGCCCCTCTTCGACTCCCCGCTGCCCGGCTGGAACTCCCACACCGACCCCTTCGGCATGAGCCCGTCCTACGCTCCGGCGCCGGGCGCGCTGCGCGGCCGCGTCGGTACGCCGGACATCCTCTCCATGCTGGCGCTGGAGGCGGCCCTGGAGGTCTGGGACGGCGTCTCGGTCGCCGCGGTCCGCGCGAAGTCCCTCGCCCTGACGGACTTCTTCCTGCGCTGCGTGCGGGAGTACACCGAGCCGGGCCGCGTCGAGTCCGTGACTCCCGAGCGGCACGAGGAACGCGGCAGCCAGGTCGCCCTGCGCTGCCCGGACGCCGGCGAGGTGATGAGGCGCCTGATCACCCGGGGTGTCGTAGGCGATTTCCGGCACCCCGACGTCCTCCGCTTCGGCTTCACCCCGCTGTACGTCGGCTTCGCCGACACGGAGCGTGCGGCCCGGATCCTGGCGGAGGAACTGGCGTAG
- a CDS encoding tryptophan 2,3-dioxygenase family protein, producing the protein MSQQAHLSIETQEPETPHLDFAGTTPYEDYVRADVLTHLQHTLSDDPGEMVFLVTTQVMELWFTVLVHEWETAANALRSDDVPTAIAALKRSTRELEALNASWKPLGQLTPAQFNAYRSALGEGSGFQSAMYRRLEFLLGEKSASMLVPHRGTPRAHAELEKALHEPSLYDEVLRLLARRGHTVPASVLHRDVSQRHEPCDQVEQAWAAIYSGDQDSELARLGEALTDVAELVWRWRNDHLVATRRAMGAKPGTGGSAGVAWLEKRARKNVFPELWTARSHV; encoded by the coding sequence ATGTCCCAACAGGCTCATCTGTCGATCGAGACTCAGGAGCCCGAGACCCCGCATCTCGACTTCGCCGGCACCACGCCGTACGAGGACTACGTCAGGGCCGACGTGCTCACCCACCTCCAGCACACCCTCTCCGACGATCCCGGAGAGATGGTCTTCCTGGTCACGACCCAGGTCATGGAGCTGTGGTTCACGGTCCTCGTGCACGAGTGGGAGACCGCGGCGAACGCCCTGCGCTCGGACGACGTGCCGACCGCGATCGCCGCGCTGAAGCGCTCCACCCGCGAACTGGAGGCCCTGAACGCCTCCTGGAAGCCGCTCGGCCAGCTGACCCCCGCGCAGTTCAACGCCTACCGCTCCGCCCTCGGCGAGGGCTCCGGCTTCCAGTCGGCGATGTACCGCCGCCTGGAGTTCCTGCTCGGCGAGAAGTCCGCGTCCATGCTCGTACCGCACCGCGGCACCCCCCGCGCCCACGCGGAACTGGAGAAGGCGCTGCACGAGCCCAGCCTGTACGACGAGGTGCTGCGGCTGCTGGCCCGCCGCGGCCACACCGTCCCCGCCTCGGTCCTGCACCGCGACGTCTCCCAGCGCCACGAGCCCTGCGACCAGGTCGAACAAGCCTGGGCGGCGATCTACTCCGGCGACCAGGACTCCGAACTCGCCCGCCTGGGCGAGGCGTTGACCGACGTGGCCGAACTGGTCTGGCGCTGGCGTAACGACCACCTGGTCGCCACCCGTCGCGCGATGGGCGCCAAGCCCGGCACGGGCGGCTCGGCCGGCGTGGCCTGGCTGGAGAAGCGCGCCCGCAAGAACGTGTTCCCGGAGCTGTGGACGGCGAGGTCCCATGTCTGA
- a CDS encoding 4-oxalocrotonate tautomerase family protein — protein sequence MPFANFKVPAGTLSEEQKEKIITRTTDLYAEIYGEHARSSTLVIIDEVTDGGWGIGGRVLTRDAVNAMASSA from the coding sequence ATGCCGTTCGCGAACTTCAAGGTCCCCGCAGGAACCCTCAGCGAGGAGCAGAAGGAGAAGATCATCACCCGTACCACCGACTTGTACGCCGAGATCTACGGCGAGCACGCCCGCTCCAGCACCCTGGTGATCATCGATGAGGTCACCGACGGCGGCTGGGGCATCGGCGGCCGGGTCCTGACCCGTGACGCCGTCAACGCCATGGCGTCGTCCGCATAG
- a CDS encoding helix-turn-helix transcriptional regulator codes for MDLPELAAFLKSRRDRIRPADVGLPMGPRRRVPGLRRDEVAHLAGASVDYYTELERGRGAQPSPQMLTALARALRLTGDERDHLFHLAGRPAPPAHGPLGHVQPALQGLLDRLTTTPARVISDLHETLVQNRLALALLGPAPAERGPAASFAYRWFTDPEARRIHPAEDAEHHSRVFAADLRAVAARRAGDADVTSLVTTLRRRSAEFDELWQRRDVALRRDERKRIVHPSLGVIELDCHNLFSEDGRQRLLWFAAPPGSPGAEQLELLSVIGSQDLVG; via the coding sequence GTGGATCTCCCAGAACTCGCCGCGTTCCTCAAGTCCCGCCGTGACCGCATCCGCCCGGCCGACGTGGGCCTGCCCATGGGACCGAGGCGGCGGGTGCCGGGCCTGCGGCGCGACGAGGTGGCCCACCTGGCAGGGGCATCGGTGGACTACTACACCGAACTGGAACGAGGCCGGGGCGCGCAGCCCTCGCCCCAGATGCTCACCGCGCTCGCCCGGGCGCTGCGGCTGACCGGCGACGAGCGCGACCACCTCTTCCATCTGGCGGGCCGCCCGGCCCCGCCCGCGCACGGGCCGCTCGGCCACGTCCAGCCGGCCCTGCAGGGGCTGCTGGACCGCCTCACCACCACACCCGCGCGGGTGATCAGCGACCTGCACGAGACGCTCGTGCAGAACCGGCTCGCCCTTGCCCTGCTCGGACCGGCCCCGGCCGAGCGCGGACCGGCCGCGAGCTTCGCCTACCGCTGGTTCACCGATCCCGAGGCCCGCCGGATCCATCCCGCCGAGGACGCCGAACACCACTCCCGTGTCTTCGCCGCCGACCTGCGCGCCGTGGCCGCCCGCCGTGCGGGTGATGCCGACGTCACCAGCCTGGTGACCACACTGCGTCGCCGCAGTGCGGAGTTCGACGAGCTGTGGCAGCGGCGGGACGTGGCGCTGCGCCGCGACGAGCGCAAGCGCATCGTCCATCCCAGCCTGGGCGTCATCGAACTCGACTGCCACAACCTGTTCAGCGAGGACGGCCGGCAGCGCCTGCTGTGGTTCGCGGCCCCGCCCGGCAGCCCCGGCGCCGAGCAGCTCGAACTGCTCTCGGTCATCGGATCCCAGGACCTCGTCGGCTGA
- a CDS encoding DUF3151 domain-containing protein, with protein sequence MTTHKNLLGGPEPTYLPENEEAYRLLGEESRPPAEVAAKHPTFSLAWALLADDAFEAGRVVESYAYARTGYHRGLDALRRAGWKGHGPIPWDHRANRGFLRCLAALARAAGEIDEKDETERCWQFLKDSSAEAYAELKR encoded by the coding sequence ATGACGACTCACAAGAACCTGCTCGGCGGCCCGGAGCCGACGTACCTCCCGGAGAACGAAGAGGCGTACCGCCTCCTGGGCGAAGAGTCCCGGCCTCCGGCCGAGGTCGCGGCGAAGCACCCCACGTTCTCGCTCGCATGGGCCTTGCTCGCCGACGACGCCTTCGAGGCGGGGCGAGTGGTCGAGTCGTACGCGTACGCGCGCACCGGCTATCACCGCGGTCTGGACGCGCTGCGCCGGGCCGGGTGGAAGGGGCACGGCCCCATCCCCTGGGACCACCGGGCCAATCGCGGGTTCTTGCGCTGCCTCGCCGCCCTCGCTCGTGCCGCCGGCGAGATCGACGAGAAGGACGAGACGGAGCGTTGCTGGCAGTTCCTCAAGGACAGCAGCGCCGAGGCGTACGCCGAGCTGAAGCGCTAG
- a CDS encoding MFS transporter: protein MPDVRLASPQGKWILLTTVLGSSMALLDSTVVNVALPRIGRDLGASLSALQWTVNAYLVTLAGLILLGGSLGDRYGRRKIFVLGVVWFAAASLLCGLAPNPAMLIAARALQGIGGALLTPGSLALIQASFHPDDRSQAVGLWSGFGGIGAAVGPFLGGWLVGGPGWRWVFLLNVPLALLCVPVALRHVPESRDGGRHGRFDALGAALGALALALLTYALIEARAGSVVVGLSAAAGLAAAVAFVYVERHHPDPMLPPGIFASRQFTAVNLVTLCVYAAFGGFFFLVALQLQVVAGYSPLQAGTALLPTTALMLLFSARSGALADRTGPRLPLTVGPLLCAAALLLMLRVGPHAVYLTDVLPAVLVMGVGMVTLVAPLTATVLASVDTARAGLASGINNAAARAAGLVAVAALPLLAGMGPQAYRVPSAFDAAFRRAMPICAGTLVLASALAFALIRRPAPDCRRPECRRHGNVTTPPLEGGRRGG from the coding sequence ATGCCCGATGTCCGGCTGGCCTCGCCCCAGGGCAAGTGGATCCTGCTCACCACGGTCCTCGGCTCCAGCATGGCCCTGCTGGACTCGACCGTCGTCAATGTGGCGCTGCCACGCATCGGCCGTGACCTGGGCGCGAGCCTGTCCGCGCTGCAGTGGACGGTCAACGCGTATCTGGTCACGCTGGCCGGCCTGATCCTGCTGGGCGGCTCGCTCGGCGACCGCTACGGCCGCCGGAAGATCTTCGTGCTGGGTGTCGTCTGGTTCGCGGCGGCGTCCTTGCTGTGCGGCCTGGCCCCGAACCCGGCCATGCTGATCGCCGCGCGGGCGCTGCAGGGCATCGGAGGTGCCCTCCTGACGCCCGGCTCCCTGGCGCTGATCCAGGCCTCCTTCCATCCCGACGACCGGAGCCAGGCGGTCGGCCTGTGGTCCGGCTTCGGCGGGATCGGCGCGGCCGTCGGCCCGTTCCTCGGCGGCTGGCTGGTGGGCGGCCCCGGCTGGCGCTGGGTGTTCCTGCTGAACGTCCCGCTGGCGCTGCTGTGCGTACCGGTCGCCCTGCGGCACGTCCCGGAGTCGAGGGACGGCGGCAGGCACGGCCGCTTCGACGCCCTGGGCGCGGCACTGGGCGCCCTGGCTCTCGCCCTGCTGACGTACGCGCTGATCGAGGCCAGGGCGGGCTCGGTGGTGGTCGGGCTGAGCGCGGCGGCCGGGCTGGCCGCGGCGGTGGCCTTCGTGTACGTCGAACGGCACCACCCGGACCCGATGCTCCCGCCCGGCATCTTCGCCTCGCGCCAGTTCACGGCGGTCAACCTGGTCACCCTGTGCGTGTACGCGGCCTTCGGGGGCTTCTTCTTCCTGGTGGCGCTGCAACTGCAGGTGGTGGCGGGCTACTCACCGCTGCAGGCCGGTACGGCACTGCTGCCGACGACGGCCCTGATGCTGCTGTTCTCGGCCCGCTCCGGCGCCCTCGCCGATCGCACGGGCCCGCGCCTGCCCCTGACGGTGGGCCCGCTGCTGTGCGCGGCGGCGCTGCTGCTGATGCTGCGGGTGGGCCCGCACGCGGTCTACCTCACGGACGTCCTGCCCGCTGTGCTGGTGATGGGCGTCGGCATGGTCACCCTGGTGGCGCCCCTGACGGCGACGGTCCTCGCCTCGGTGGACACCGCCCGCGCGGGCCTGGCCAGCGGCATCAACAACGCCGCGGCCAGGGCGGCGGGCCTGGTCGCGGTGGCGGCACTGCCGCTGCTCGCGGGGATGGGGCCGCAGGCGTACCGGGTGCCGTCCGCGTTCGACGCGGCGTTCCGGCGGGCGATGCCGATCTGCGCGGGCACGCTGGTGCTGGCCTCGGCGCTGGCCTTCGCCCTGATCCGCCGGCCGGCCCCGGACTGCCGGCGCCCGGAATGCCGGAGGCACGGGAACGTGACGACGCCCCCACTGGAGGGCGGGCGGCGGGGCGGCTAG
- the fbaA gene encoding class II fructose-bisphosphate aldolase, whose protein sequence is MPIATPEVYNEMLDRAKAGKFAYPAINVTSSQTLNAALRGFAEAESDGIVQISTGGAEFLGGQYSKDMVTGAVALAEYAHIIAEKYPVNIALHTDHCPKDKLDGYVRPLIAVSEERVKAGKNPLFQSHMWDGSAETLADNLAIAQELLERTSAAKIILEVEITPTGGEEDGVSHEINDSLYTTVEDAIRTAEALGLGEKGRYLLAASFGNVHGVYKPGNVVLRPELLKELNDGVAAKFGKQSPFDFVFHGGSGSTEQEILTALDNGVVKMNLDTDTQYAFTRPVAAHMFENYDGVLKVDGEVGNKKAYDPRTWGKLAEASMAARVLEATKNLRSAGNKIK, encoded by the coding sequence ATGCCCATCGCAACCCCCGAGGTCTACAACGAGATGCTCGACCGGGCGAAGGCAGGCAAGTTCGCCTACCCGGCCATCAACGTCACCTCGAGCCAGACCCTGAACGCGGCACTGCGCGGCTTCGCGGAGGCGGAGAGCGACGGCATCGTCCAGATCTCGACCGGTGGTGCCGAGTTCCTCGGCGGCCAGTACAGCAAGGACATGGTGACGGGCGCGGTCGCCCTCGCGGAGTACGCGCACATCATCGCCGAGAAGTACCCGGTCAACATCGCCCTGCACACGGACCACTGCCCGAAGGACAAGCTCGACGGGTACGTACGTCCGCTGATCGCGGTCTCCGAGGAGCGCGTGAAGGCCGGCAAGAACCCGCTGTTCCAGTCCCACATGTGGGACGGCTCCGCCGAGACCCTCGCCGACAACCTGGCCATCGCCCAGGAGCTGCTGGAGCGCACCAGCGCCGCCAAGATCATCCTCGAGGTGGAGATCACCCCGACCGGTGGCGAGGAAGACGGCGTCTCGCACGAGATCAACGACTCCCTGTACACGACGGTCGAGGACGCCATCCGGACGGCGGAGGCCCTCGGTCTCGGCGAGAAGGGCCGCTACCTGCTGGCCGCCTCCTTCGGCAACGTGCACGGCGTGTACAAGCCGGGCAACGTCGTGCTCCGCCCCGAGCTGCTGAAGGAGCTGAACGACGGCGTCGCCGCCAAGTTCGGCAAGCAGTCCCCGTTCGACTTCGTCTTCCACGGCGGCTCCGGCTCCACGGAGCAGGAGATCCTGACCGCGCTGGACAACGGCGTCGTGAAGATGAACCTGGACACGGACACCCAGTACGCCTTCACCCGCCCGGTCGCCGCCCACATGTTCGAGAACTACGACGGCGTCCTGAAGGTCGACGGCGAGGTCGGCAACAAGAAGGCCTACGACCCGCGCACCTGGGGCAAGCTGGCCGAGGCGTCCATGGCCGCGCGCGTCCTCGAGGCGACGAAGAACCTGCGCTCCGCGGGCAACAAGATCAAGTAA